The sequence CGTCGCAGAACGGACAGGTGGTCTGAACGAATCCGGCCGTCCCTTCGCGGACACTGTCCCGATTCCCGGAGTGTATTATTTAGCTGTCCGACGCTACTGTCACTGTATGGCGCAGCACGACTACACCGTCGACTACGAACTGAGCGACGACGACGAGAACATCCACAACGTCTGGGACAACAGCCTCGACCCGGTGTTGAGAGTCGAACCCGGAGAGGTCGTTCGATTCGAGTGCCGCGACGCCCTCGACGGACAGGTGACGCAGGACTCGACGGCCGAAGACCTCGCCAACGCGAGTTTCGACCCGGTGCATCCGCTCACCGGTCCCGTGGCCGTCGAGGGCGCGGAACCCGGCGACGTGCTCGTCGTCGAACTGCTCGACTTCGAGCACAAGGGCTGGGGGTTCACCGGCTACATGCCCGGCGAGATGGGTCTCGGCCTCCTCCCCGAGGAGTTCGAGGAGGCGGGGTTGCACATCTGGGACCTCGGCGAGGAGACCGCCGAGTTCGTCGACGGCATCGAGGTACCGCTCGACATGTTTCCCGGTATCATCGGCGTCGCGCCGGGCGAGGCGGGTGAGCACGATACGCTTCCGCCGAGTGCCACCGGCGGCAACATGGACGTCAAGCACATGACCGCCGGGTCTACGGTGTACCTCCCCGTGGAAACCGAGGGCGCGCTGTTCTCGACGGCCGACTGCCACGCGGCACAGGGTGACGGCGAAGTGTGCGTGACCGGCATCGAAGCGCCGATGTTCGTCACCGCCCGCTTCGACGTGCGTAAAGACATGGACATCGAGCAACCGCAGTTCGAGACCGACGGCCCG is a genomic window of Haloprofundus halophilus containing:
- a CDS encoding acetamidase/formamidase family protein yields the protein MAQHDYTVDYELSDDDENIHNVWDNSLDPVLRVEPGEVVRFECRDALDGQVTQDSTAEDLANASFDPVHPLTGPVAVEGAEPGDVLVVELLDFEHKGWGFTGYMPGEMGLGLLPEEFEEAGLHIWDLGEETAEFVDGIEVPLDMFPGIIGVAPGEAGEHDTLPPSATGGNMDVKHMTAGSTVYLPVETEGALFSTADCHAAQGDGEVCVTGIEAPMFVTARFDVRKDMDIEQPQFETDGPFTPTGQDERMYGTTGIDSDLMEATKKAIRHMIEHLHTERDLTRGEAYILCSAAVDLKISEVVDAPNWTVTAYLPESIFPQ